GTCTAAACCCACATGGACTGCACAGTTTCATGCATATTCTCACAGATACTGTTCATTTTTTTATGACCCTGTCTATGTACTCACACCCACAagtaaatgtacacacacacacacatacacacacacacacatacacacacacacacattcttctttCTCATGGATCCTCAGTCCACTTTTTGGCCCCTTTGCTCTGTGATGACTTCAGCAGATGCCTAAGTCTTGGTCATCGGCAGCCTTGGGACTGGGCGGGAGTTCCGTTCTGGGTGCAGGCTTGCTGTTCTTTCCAGGAAGGAGTAAGACTAGGGGAGGCGGAGCCAGCCATCTTACTTGAGCTCCTACTAGACGTGGTAATGGGCTCCTGCTCAAATTCCATAGGGGTTATTCTGAAGATCAACTAAAGCAGGAAGGTTTATAAAGGTTGGCAGTGGGACAGGGCCTGGGTAGGCTCCCTTAGTCCCGAGTGATGGCAGAAGCTAAGAGTGACATGGAAACAAGCACAGCCTGCATCAACCTCTGGGAGGTAGGAGAGACCCCAGAGGGCACCTGTGGATTCCTAAGACCTGTAAGGTTTCCTGTTTGGCCAGCTCCACCCTCGAAGCCGCCTGAGTGTctgggagaaactgaggcccagtggTGGGAGGCTGGACAGCGCCTGGCTTTGACTCTTTGTTCCCTAATTACCATCTGAGTTGCTGATTGCATCCCTGACGTGTCCTCTGCCCAAACAGCCCAGTAATGAGGCCACCTGTCCCAGGAGAGTAGGGACCTGTACTGGGAGCTAGAGTTAGGGATCTCTGCCCAATCTGAGTCTTTGGCTATATAGGGGATACAGGTTGGGGCTTAAACTAGGTCTTCTCTGCCAAGGAACCCTGTATAAATGTTTAGATCTCCcattccttcctctctgtgtGGTCAAGTTATTCCTTAGCCTTGTTCCAGACTAGAGTTGAGGCCCAGAGGAACTCGAGGTTCATGCCAGTTCTTGGAAGGGAAGCCTTTTTCCTAAATGGGGAATGTTCTATCTGGAGGAGGGGGTCAGGAGAAGGCTTATAGGGGGAGGATCCTCAAGGTGCAGGGACTCTGACACCAATGCCCTGCTCACAGGTTGCCCCGGAGGCCCCTGGCCAGACCTGAGCCTCTGCCACCATGGCCATTGTGCACactctgccagtgcctctggAGCCCGCACGTGAGACAGCCACTGCCCCCAAAACTCCAGCAATGGGCAGCGTGAGCAGTCTTATCTCAGGCCGGCCCTGCCCCGGGGGACCTGCTCCTCAACGACATCATGGTGTCCCTGGGCCCACCTTCTTCCGCCAGCAGGATGGGCTGCTACCGGGTGGCTACGAGGCACAGGAACCGCTCTGCCCGGCTGTGCCACCGAGGAAGGCTGTCCCAGGCAATAGCTTTACCTATGTCAATGAGGACTTCCGGACAGAGTCTCCTCCCAGCCCCAGCAGTGATGTTGAAGATCCCCGGGAACATCAGGCACACAATGCCCACCTCCGTGGGCCCCCACCAAAGCTCATCCCTGTCTCTGGAAAGCTGGAGAAGGTAACGGGCAGCCCTTTTGGGAGGACCTGGGTGGGAAGCCAGGAGCCCCTCAGGGAAGCTAGAATTTGGAAGCGTCAGTAGAGCAAAGAATATGGGTTCTGTCTTACCACTCAGACAGTGAAATAACCTGTCTGAGCCCCGTTTTCTGTGTCTTTATGGTTACGGTTAGAGGCTAATCTTTGTAGGTTCCTGTTAGAATTAATACATAGTAAAGTACCCAGCAACCTCAAATGAACAATATAGTAATTGTCTgagttagttttattttgttttttgagacatggtttctctctgtagccttggctgtcctggaactcactgtgcagaccaggctggcctcgaactcacagagatctgcttgcttctgcctcccgagggctaggattaaaggcatttgttaCCACCTCCAGCCTAGTTGCTTCAATTATTcagaggtgtgtgtatgtgtccttgGGCAAAACCTTTAACTTTACTATGGGCCTCTacatccttgtttttaatatgaGAAGAGGAtcatgttttgtttgtgtagcTATTATGATTAAAAAATGAGCATTTTGAATTACTTAATGTAAGTAGGCAATTAGAAACTTGCTGCTAGAGGGAAgagttgtttttaatttataggACTTGAGGACCCTGTATGGGGAATCGAGTAGTGTGACAGTTTTGAAAGATCAAGGTTTGAGGCTTGAAGAGATAGCAAAGTGGGTGAGATGCTTGCTGCATAAacacaagaacctgagttcagatccccagtaccCTGTAAGAAGTTGGCCATTGTGGCAAAGGActggaatctcagcacttgacgggcagagacaggcagatccctggggctggctggccagtcagGCTGGCTGGGttggtgaactccaggttcagaggCTGTATAACAAATTAGGTGGaaagtaattgaggaaaacacctgACTTTGACATTTGGTCTCTTCACACGCAGTCACCAGTCAccagtgtgtgcacacgtgcacactcatgcacataaaacatacatatacaccacacacacacacaaacttacacaCGTTAGTGTTTTGAAAGATCAAGCAAGCAAACTGGGCTTGGTAtgacacacctgtaatcttggtttttgtttggtttggtttggtttggtttttggtttttggagacagagtttctctgtataatcctggctgtcctggagctcactctgtagaccaggctggcctcgaactcagaaatctgcctgcctctgcctctgcctcccaagtgctgagattaaaggcgtgcaccaccactgcccggcacacaCCCtgtaatctttttttgtttgtttgtttttgttttgtttttaaagatttatttattattatacataagtacactgtagctgtctttgaacacaccagaagagggcaccagatctcattacgggtggttgtgagccaccatgtggttgctgggatttgaactcaggaccttcagaagaacagtcagtgctcttaaccgctgagccaccccccacccaccccccacccacccctgtaATCTTAAAAGGCAGAGAAACCTTGCTTGTGATCAAGCCTAGCTTGGGGATACAAAGTGAGTGAGCTCGGGCCAGtaaagtaaaaccctgtctcagaaaagcaacagaaataacattttaaaaagggcAAGGGACTGGGCAGATCACCCTCACAGTGTCAACTGGTGCCTCATTTCAGAATATGGAGAAGATCCTGATCCGGCCAACAGCCTTCAAGCCAGTGCTACCCAAACCTCGGGGGGCGCCATCCCTACCCGGCTTCCTTGGTCCTCGAGCTGCTGGGCTATCTGGGAGCCAGGGCAGCCTGACACAGCTGTTTGGGGGgccagcctcttcctcctcctcttcctcttcctcctctgctgctGACAAACCCTTGGCACTGAGTGGTTGGGCCAGTGGCTGCCCTTCAGGAACGCTGTCAGACTCTGGCCGAAATTCTTTATCCAGCTTGCCCACCTACAGCACTGGAGGTGCCGAGCCAACCACCAACTCCCCAGGTGGGCACCTGCCCTCCCACGGCCCTGGCCGAGGGGCACTGCCTGGTCCAGCCCGAGGGGTCCCTACTGGGCCCTCCCATTCAGACAGTGGCCGGTCCTCCTCCAGCAAAAGCACGGGCTCCTTGGGGGGTCGTGTAGCTGGGGGGCTCTTGGGCAGTGGTGCCCGGGCCTCCCCTGGCAGCAGTTCTGGTGGAGACCGCTCTCCAccccctccaccacctccaccccctTCGGATGAGGCCTTGCTACACTGTGTCCTGGAAGGGAAGCTCAGAGACCGCGAGGCAGAGCTGCAGCAGCTGCGGGACAGTATGGATGAGAGTGAGGCCACAGTGTGTCAGGTGCGGCCAATGGCAGTCCTGGGGCCGTGGGGCTGAATACCCAGAGCGTTGCtgttggggagggagagggtcAAGACTCCTGGTgtgacacccctcccccccaaggtTGGTTAGCTTAACCTTCAA
This genomic stretch from Mus musculus strain C57BL/6J chromosome 19, GRCm38.p6 C57BL/6J harbors:
- the Lzts2 gene encoding leucine zipper putative tumor suppressor 2: MAIVHTLPVPLEPARETATAPKTPAMGSVSSLISGRPCPGGPAPQRHHGVPGPTFFRQQDGLLPGGYEAQEPLCPAVPPRKAVPGNSFTYVNEDFRTESPPSPSSDVEDPREHQAHNAHLRGPPPKLIPVSGKLEKNMEKILIRPTAFKPVLPKPRGAPSLPGFLGPRAAGLSGSQGSLTQLFGGPASSSSSSSSSSAADKPLALSGWASGCPSGTLSDSGRNSLSSLPTYSTGGAEPTTNSPGGHLPSHGPGRGALPGPARGVPTGPSHSDSGRSSSSKSTGSLGGRVAGGLLGSGARASPGSSSGGDRSPPPPPPPPPSDEALLHCVLEGKLRDREAELQQLRDSMDESEATVCQAFGARQRRWPRERGEDCAAQAQQATQRVQRAQQLLQLQVFQLQQEKRQLQDDFAQLLQEREQLERRCATFEREQRELGPRLEETKWEVCQKSGEISLLKQQLKESQAELVQKGSELVALRVALREARATLRVSEGRARGLQEAARAREQELEACSQELQRYRQEAERLREKAGHLDAEASGLRDPPVPPATTDPFLLAESDEAKVQRAAAGAGGSLRAQVERLRQELQREQRRGDEQRDSFEGERLAWQAEKEQVIRYQKQLQHNYIQMYRRNRQLEQELQQLSLELEARELADLGLAESAPCICLEEITATEI